A DNA window from Oncorhynchus tshawytscha isolate Ot180627B linkage group LG13, Otsh_v2.0, whole genome shotgun sequence contains the following coding sequences:
- the c2cd3 gene encoding C2 domain-containing protein 3 isoform X4: MKTKKLKSTKCGSIRRKVPSDVSPTTSLPPLVEGQLRCFLRVTVSRVLWTVPKPSPTTFIRLRWWGESSNGTHFRPRDGSQTTQKTVKSTARFPIRCGPKQFTSYLTDMGSLVLEVLTKPEHLPIARAQVAGISCLSLSHSISGFFTLVSPTSEKLGELQVSLALEALTETYDSSCSFPTTDMSIETAVSAFRSTVKPASQPNILVVPSLSRPLSVNSGKESGSNTPRGKDHLYFQNAQTEKKTDLALENQKPTSSRSQHGQGAANPTVQESTHGQTTNDILSVILERGSKLRNAMVVSALKSDMDSEMALKDTPLPLPKDDIGAPPMLSIPPHGRLLQNILHADSSLLQSPHSPPDYLSPDCTAADTENRAVDLLLGSLNGSALPIWDGEGSPPDSFLSVYGDSELNDPQYDQSLLENLFYKAPMSNSSPSDDDKDGPSPKKSLKKRGDDKELRHSGPKKSGGLDSENVQTPGTGDMLPGLCMDQLTVLGEVRLARVVIHSLTVPADSTTTIPKKTSGKGKPPRPLSSKKCSYFVEYLFPVASSRHCPSQALAAEVTRVFSSKVTGGVVNFQKRNVFPVHFSGSTIEQWWGTELTFNIYFRNSSQKKPVAIGKAVFPLRCLLQREQLSQTIILPVQSLQGTGESQDIGPLKVSLELAADNKDFSSANGQRSAGASYRAPSHALTSPQREASPSRVDMTTIRPQHHNTRGEDIPLSTVNNRYSRMGKITVAPQEGPSPLTSLQTSHDRPQAHQVVEEDSGVLLHALLMVPNGKDFSCGPMQPPNVYLNCKLFGQDETSRSVISWGQANPSFNFVQVAPVALTSRLLERMRNNVMVIEVWQRAGSLGQDRLLGLVKLPLHQFYMSFRDPKISHLLLQAQYPVLGVDSYMPVIDVFSGIIKGNLRVLLAMGLSVQIVSLQHMRDEELVSVSHLPRPGHLLDHQPHKVKPSPEETMREHLFVVRVERVKGLTPLQSTVWGEADCYVQYTFPTQEEPPAQSLDPNLLNCSVNLRQFRTTTTLCVPDPVFGHSESHVLLAPVEVPVQRLLLSSFSSQGLANGGGIPFEVWCRYYYPNVRDQLVAKGMLPLSKLCAMVTMQRQQPTEAQVFSLPLMPRTDSPAGHQPQPSGLLDVFVHYKQRQLISDVRSGGAASRVVTMVVQVHRAAGLQAAARALSEQDETFQYYADVGVNVYVTAHLSFLPESERRSTRVAARTFCPEFDHHTEFPCELQVQRSSGETCSLAELLQQATAVFTVWNRDSRMGMVSPRSKNTLLGTVRIQLADLIHKRTGISGWFGVSLPKDLTSSPRHHIFVGGLDISINFAHHADRERVITAAQGLGWEVGREEEEEELPNEGDMWAETPRTVSLTMSMPRAWLPVHCLLLPGHSELQRSTYCYFRYKLYDGEAFCSQLRHPGLSVEEGGGGEEGLATVAFRGSRTVELRSSQPLLWYLREEKLEIQVWVAFGKDRRPRPHDMDRLVGSAFVDLSSLAKMARHKLNLSGVYPLFRRSAPDLSGAALRVHITLTPGSLPEAHTPGGRDSQDQENCDSQGDEKEGGQGVPSSTAAVSRQSGTPSRHQTKSSVSVEPSPPFEVSMEDTFTVTITVDRAMHLSLKGCPLAERSGVLPSCWVSYVTTDSAEPVTTALIADSHCPVWDHQQECRLSKQLLLDPQQSLVFKVWHKGDVERVIGFASVDLSPLLSGFQSVCGWYNITDFNGQCQGQLKVSVSPLKGVQELRSQRQAVCDGNKDSSALFQTLPLYYHTTATYSSFPSHVSRYTEQRINSTPHLSDRLLPERSSESDRHDEHMDRVRLYHQSLQEGGGGHPTSAAAVDAHPSSSVLFSALRKNLSELDDIQRYFSHKLSTPTFPSQSEQGQRSRLDEHQVSDTDSSQLLLKSTRLVGEVNNLISGLQGHHRMETIPSSPKNSSTTPPVPDDPHLPEGYETFPQSAPCFHKASGSPQEDLSPVPSPVPCMYQEHSDSQADEEEEDKAPASEDDEGGGPREEEEDGDYEETVVEPRPLNEFASLTDRTSPWTSLLSDPDLASLESLETPEERQALDYSYHPSLTQQEGERSDLQTDTLQAWRSSEAIGSRLEEREQHVNSEFSHGPDTDEEEDTVSDGERTLQTSDNEAALHQESITAALHEQSLLCSGETASRVPGDREALSEVETSGLLYDTAAFSEEDTEHVVTSDTYQPETFLHKEDNRKSKHSDPVEIPNFFLSSHHMEASMRALRIAPVFPLASSDPKKSSLRHGILCRRVPRPRPNIPPSSMKKEETKRIAKIFASHFKD, translated from the exons ATGAAGACAAAAAAATTGAAGTCTACCAAATGTGGAAGCATCAGGAGGAAAG TCCCCAGTGATGTGTCCCCAACCACAAGCCTCCCTCCACTGGTTGAGGGTCAGCTGCGATGCTTTCTACGAGTGACAGTAAGCAGAGTTTTATGGACAGTCCCCAAGCCTTCCCCAACAACTTTTATCAGATTGCGCTGGTGGGGAGAGTCTTCCAATGGGACCCACTTCAGACCACGGGATGGGTCACAAACGACACAGAAGACTGTGAAGTCCACCGCTCGCTTTCCCATCCGATGTGGACCGAAGCAGTTCACATCCTACTTAACAG ATATGGGCTCTCTGGTGCTGGAGGTGCTGACAAAGCCAGAACACCTGCCAATTGCTCGTGCTCAGGTTGCTGGgatttcttgtctctctctgtcacactccaTCAGTGGGTTCTTCACCCTGGTGTCTCCAACATCTGAGAAGCTTGGAGAATTACAG GTGTCGCTTGCTCTTGAGGCCCTGACTGAAACGTATGACAGCAGCTGCTCATTTCCCACCACAGACATGAGTATCGAAACGGCTGTGTCTGCATTCAGGTCCACAGTGAAGCCAGCATCTCAACCAAACATTCTGGTGGTGCCCTCCTTGTCCAGACCACTCTCTGTCAACAGTGGGAAAGAGTCAGGGAGCAATACGCCAAG AGGGAAAGACCATTTGTACTTCCAAAATGCCCAGACGGAAAAAAAGACTGACTTGGCACTTGAGAACCAAAAGCCAACATCAAGTAGATCTCAACATGGACAGGGAGCGGCAAATCCCACAGTGCAGGAATCAACTCATGGACAGACCACCAACGACATACTTTCAG TTATTCTAGAGCGTGGAAGCAAGCTTAGAAATGCCATGGTGGTATCAGCTTTAAAGTCTGACATGGACTCTGAAATGGCTCTGAAAGacactcctctacctcttccaAAGGACGACATAGGAGCACCACCAAT GCTGTCCATTCCTCCCCATGGGAGGCTACTGCAGAACATTCTGCATGCTGACTCCAGTCTCCTGCAGTCTCCCCACAGTCCCCCAGACTACCTCAGCCCAGACTGTACTGCTGCTGACACTGAGAACAGGGCAGTGGATCTGCTGCTGGGCAG TTTGAACGGATCTGCTCTCCCTATCTGGGATGGAGAGGGCTCTCCTCCTGATTCTTTCCTCAGTGTGTATGGAGACAGTGAACTCAATGACCCACAGTATGACCAGAGCCTGCTAGAGAACCTCTTCTACAAAGCTCCT ATGTCTAACAGCAGTCCAAGTGATGACGACAAGGATGGTCCTTCTCCAAAGAAGAGTCTCAAGAAGAGGGGTGATGATAAAGAGCTGAGGCACTCTGGTCCAAAGAAAAGTGGAGG CCTGGACTCAGAAAATGTGCAGACTCCAGGGACTGGGGATATGCTTCCTGGGCTGTGTATGGACCAGCTCACTGTCCTAGGTGAGGTCCGGTTGGCCAGAGTAGTGATTCACTCCCTGACTGTGCCTGCCGACAGCACCACCACCATACCTAAGAAGACGTCTGGCAAAGGGAAACCTCCTCGACCCCTCTCCTCTAAGAAATG CTCCTATTTTGTGGAGTACCTGTTCCCCGTAGCTTCCAGCAGGCATTGTCCTAGTCAGGCCCTGGCAGCAGAGGTGACACGAGTCTTCTCTAGTAAAGTTACAGGAGGTG TGGTGAACTTTCAGAAGCGCAATGTGTTTCCAGTCCACTTCAGTGGGTCAACTATTGAGCAGTGGTGGGGAACAGAACTCACATTTAACATCTACTTCAGAAACAGCTCCCAGaagaaa CCTGTAGCCATTGGCAAGGCTGTGTTCCCCCTCCGCTGTCTACTGCAGAGGGAGCAGCTGAGTCAGACTATCATTCTGCCTGTCCAGAGTCTGCAGGGGACTGGTGAGAGCCAGGACATCGGCCCCCTCAAg GTGTCACTTGAACTGGCTGCAGACAACAAAGATTTCTCATCAGCCAATGGTCAAAGGTCAGCTGGAGCTAGTTACAGAGCCCCCTCCCATGCCCTGACCAGTCCCCAGAGAGAAGCTAGCCCCTCAAGGGTGGACATGACAACCATTAGGCCTCAGCATCACAACACTAGAGGGGAGGATATCCCTCTATCTACTGTTAATAATAGATATTCCAGGATGGGAAAAATAACTGTGGCCCCTCAAG AAGGTCCCTCACCTCTCACCAGCCTCCAGACATCTCATGACAGACCTCAGGCCCAtcaggtggtggaggaggacagtggggTTCTGCTGCATGCTTTGCTCATGGTGCCTAATGGAAAGGACTTTAGCTGTGGACCCATGCAGCCTCCTAATGTCTACTTGAACTGTAAGCTCTTTGGCCAGGATGAGACGTCCAGATCAGTGATCAGCTGGGGCCAGGCAAACCCCTCGTTCAACTTTGTACAG GTGGCTCCTGTGGCCTTGACCTCGAGGCTGCTAGAGAGGATGAGGAACAATGTGATGGTGATTGAGGTTTGGCAGAGAGCAGGAAGCTTAGGGCAGGATCGGCTCCTAGGGCTGGTCAAACTACCCCTCCACCAGTTCTACATGTCCTTCAG AGATCCCAAGATTTCCCACCTTCTGCTTCAGGCTCAGTACCCAGTGTTAGGGGTGGACAGCTACATGCCAGTCATTGATGTGTTTTCAGGCATTATTAAGGGAAACCTCCGGGTGCTTCTAGCCATGGGTCTATCTGTCCAAATAGTATCTCTGCAGCATATGAGGGATGAAGAActtgtctctgtgtctcatctCCCAAGACCAGGCCATTTGCTGGATCACCAACCACACAAG GTGAAGCCGTCTCCCGAGGAGACTATGAGAGAGCACTTGTTTGTggtgagagtggagagagtgaaggggctgacaccactacagtctacagtctggGGGGAGGCTGACTGTTATGTCCAGTACACCTTCCCTACTCAGGAGGAGCCTCCTGCTCAAAGTCTGGACCCAAATCTGTTAAACTGCA gtGTGAATCTGAGGCAGTTCCGTACCACCACTACCCTGTGTGTTCCTGACCCAGTGTTTGGCCACAGTGAGAGTCACGTGCTGCTGGCTCCTGTAGAAGTCCCAGTCCAGAGACTGCTACTCAGCTCTTTCTCCAGCCAGGGCCTGGCCAATGGAGGAGGCATCCCGTTTGAAGTGTGGTGCAG GTACTATTACCCAAATGTCCGGGACCAGTTGGTGGCTAAAGGGATGCTGCCCCTGTCCAAGCTGTGCGCCATGGTGACCATGCAGAGACAACAGCCCACTGAAGCCCAGGTCTTCTCCCTTCCGCTGATGCCCAGGACTGACAGCCCTGCTGGACACCAACCTCAGCCCTCAG GATTGCTTGATGTGTTTGTTCATTACAAACAACGTCAGTTGATATCTGATGTAAGGagtgggggggctgcctctcgggtgGTGACCATGGTGGTTCAGGTGCACAGGGCAGCAGGACTACAGGCAGCAGCAAG GGCTTTGTCAGAGCAAGATGAAACGTTTCAGTACTATGCTGATGTTGGGGTGAATGTGTACGTTACtgcccatctctccttcctgcctGAGAGTGAGAGGCGCAGTACCCGTGTGGCCGCCAGGACCTTCTGCCCAGAGTTTGACCACCACACCGAGTTCCCCTGTGAGCTGCAG GTCCAGAGGAGCTCTGGGGAGACCTGCAGCCTGGCTGAGCTCCTGCAGCAGGCCACAGCTGTCTTCACTGTCTGGAATAGAGACAGTCGCATGG GGATGGTCAGCCCGAGATCAAAGAATACTCTGTTGGGTACAGTGAGAATTCAGCTGGCTGATCTCATCCATAAAAGAACAG GGATCAGTGGGTGGTTTGGTGTGTCTCTGCCGAAGGACCTGACCTCATCTCCCAGACATCACATATTCGTGGGCGGCCTGGACATCTCCATCAACTTTGCACACCATGCAGATAGAGAGAGGGTCATCACTGCCGCCCAGGGCCTGGgctgggaggtggggagggaggaggaggaagaggagctaCCCAATGAGGGAGATATGTGGGCTGAGACTCCAAGGACGGTGTCCCTGACCATGTCCATGCCCAGAGCTTGGCTGCCTGTCCACTGTCTCCTCCTGCCTGGACACAGCGAGCTGCAGCGCTCCACCTACTGCTACTTTAGATATAAACTCTACGACGGAGAGGCCTTCTGCTCCCAGCTCAGACACCCTGGCCtgtctgtggaggagggaggtggaggggaagagggCCTGGCCACGGTGGCCTTCAGAGGAAGCAGGACTGTGGAGCTGAGGAGCAGCCAGCCCCTGCTGTGGTACCTCCGGGAGGAGAAGCTTGAGATTCAGGTGTGGGTGGCCTTTGGGAAGGACAGGAGACCTAGGCCTCATGACATGGACCGGCTGGTGGGCTCAGCCTTCGTGGACCTCTCCTCCCTGGCCAAGATGGCAAGGCACAAGCTGAATCTCAGTG gtgtgtacCCCCTGTTCAGGCGCTCCGCCCCAGATCTGAGTGGAGCTGCCCTGAGGGTCCACATCACCCTGACCCCTGGATCCCTCCCAGAGGCGCACACACCTGGAGGACGGGATAGCCAGGACCAGGAGAACTGTGACAGCCAGGGagatgagaaggagggagggcagggagtcCCCTCATCCACAGCAGCTGTGTCCAGACAGTCTGGAACACCCAGCAGACACCAGACCAAGTCCTCAGTGAGTGTAGAGCCTTCACCGCCCTTCGAGGTCAGCATGGAGGACACGTTCACTGTCACCATCACTGTGGACAGGGCCATGCACCTCAGTCTTAAAG GCTGTCCTCTAGCTGAGCGTAGTGGAGTGCTGCCTAGTTGTTGGGTGTCCTACGTCACGACTGACTCTGCTGAACCAGTCACCACAGCTCTCATAGCAGACAGTCACTGCCCCGTCTGGGACCACCAGCAGGAGTGCAG GCTGTCAAAGCAACTTCTTCTGGATCCACAACAGTCCCTGGTGTTCAAAGTCTGGCACAAAGGAG ATGTGGAGCGTGTGATTGGGTTTGCCTCAGTGGACCTGTCCCCTCTCCTGTCAGgcttccagtcagtgtgtggctGGTACAACATCACTGACTTCAATGGCCAGTGCCAGGGCCAGCTCAAAGTGTCTGTCTCCCCACTTAAGGGAGTCCAGGAGCTGCGGAGTCAGAGACAGGCTGTGTGTGACGGCAACAAAGACTCCTCA GCTTTGTTCCAGACCCTGCCCCTCTATTACCACACGACAGCCACATACAGCAGCTTCCCCTCCCACGTCAGCCGCTACACAGAGCAGAGGATCAACTCCACACCCCACCTTTCTGACAGGCTGCTGCCAGAAAG GTCCAGTGAAAGTGACCGGCATGATGAGCACATGGACAGGGTGCGACTGTACCACCAGAGTCttcaggaggggggagggggccaCCCCACCAGTGCTGCTGCGGTGGACGCCCATCCCtccagctctgttctgttctcagcaCTCCG GAAGAACCTAAGTGAGTTGGATGACATCCAGAGGTACTTCAGCCATAAGCTGTCCACCCCTACCTTCCCCTCTCAAAGTGAGCAGGGCCAGCGCTCCAGACTGGACGAGCACCAGGTCTCAGACACAGACTCCTCCCAGCTCCTTCTCAAGTCCACCCGCCTGGTTGGGGAGGTTAACAACCTCATCAGTG GTCTACAGGGACATCATCGCATGGAGACAATACCTTCTAGCCCCAAGAACAGCTCAACAACTCCCCCTGTTCCAGATGACCCCCACCTGCCCGAAGGCTATGAAACATTCCCCCAGAGTGCTCCATGTTTCCATAAAGCATCAGGCTCCCCCCAGGAGGATTTGTCTCCTGTCCCTTCACCTGTACCATGTATGTATCAGGAACACAGTGATTCTCAggctgatgaagaggaggaggacaaggcCCCTGCATCTGAAGATGATGAAGGAGGAGGtcccagagaggaggaagaggatggagattATGAGGAGACCGTGGTAGAGCCCAGGCCTCTGAATGAGTTTGCATCTctaacagacagaaccagccccTGGACCAGCCTGCTGTCAGACCCAGACCTAGCCTCTCTGGAGAGTCTGGAGACACCAGAGGAGCGCCAAGCCTTGGACTACTCCTACCACCCCAGTCTCACCCAACAGGAGGGGGAGAGGTCTGATCTGCAGACTGACACCCTGCAGGCTTGGAGGTCTAGTGAGGCCATAGGCAGCAGACTAGAGGAGagggagcaacatgttaactctGAATTCTCTCATGGACCAGACACAGATGAGGAGGAAGACACTGTGAGTGATGGTGAGAGGACACTCCAAACCTCTGACAATGAGGCAGCACTACATCAGGAGTCCATCACTGCTGCTCTACACGAACAGtccttattgtgtagtggagagACTGCTAGCAGGGTTCCTGGTGACAGAGAAGCTCTGTCAGAGGTTGAGACCTCCGGGTTGTTGTACGACACAGCTGCTTTCTCAGAAGAGGACACAGAACATGTTGTCACATCTGACACATATCAGCCAGAAACGTTCCTACACAAAGAAGACAACAGGAAGTCTAAACA CTCTGACCCTGTGGAGATCCCTAATTTCTTCCTCTCATCTCACCACATGGAGGCTTCTATGAGAGCGCTACGCATAGCACCTGTCTTCCCCCTGGCCTCTTCTGACCCA AAAAAGAGCTCTCTTAGACATGGGATTCTCTGTCGGCGCGTTCCTCGTCCCAGGCCCAATATACCACCGTCGTCCATGAAGAAAGAAGAGACCAAGAGAATAGCAAAGATATTTGCATCTCATTTTAAAGACTAA